The genome window TTTTCTAACAGCTTTCGCTTTTACTCACAAATACTTTTTTTTGGTAACTAAGCAATTTTATTACCAACTAAGAGAATACAACtccagaagaaaaaaagaaagcagCAAACTGGACTAGCCCAGGTTTACTCTCCAACTCTACTCAGTTCACCATGTCAAATAGCCTAAAATCCTTATAAGACAGGATAAAAGTTCATATTATTTATTCTGCTGTTCAGCTTCCTGCACATACTAGTTCTCACAAAGACCTCCTGAATGATCATCTTGATAATTTTTGTAGGTTGTCTTTTTTTGCTCTGAAACACCACTAAATTCCTTTCTTGCCAGATGTAATACACAGTTGTTGCCAAAGTTATTTGGTATATGGTGGTTGTTGCACTCTTCCCTCTGTGATTACTTTCAAGCCATTGTATTTCTTCAGTCCACTCCATAACATTCCTTGATATACCTTACCATTCCAATAGCTTCCTCCAAATAAAAGTAGATACAACACATCTGAAGAATAGATGTTCAATACTTTCCAATGTTTGACACAAAGGACGTGTCTGATCCACCACCATTCCCCAGTGAGCTAGCCGATCCTTTGTATATAACCTTCCATGAGCCAACATAGTCATTATGAAAATAACCATTTAGGAGATCCTGGGTTGTTGCATATTAATCTTCTCCAACTAACCTTTGTATACTCTCCAAGCATCTTTAGATACATCTGTTTGATTGAAAATGAGCTTAGATTCATCAAATCTTATTTGGTCATACCAGCCTCCTCAATATATTGCTTAGCTTTAAAAACCTTTTGTATCATCCAACAAGCTTGCTTTGAAAATTTATCCCACATCGAGTCTTCTCTCCCATAGTATATATGAATCTACTTCACCTATAAGATATATTTCTTCTTACTCAAATTCCACAATAGCTTACACATAGCCGCTTTGTTCCATAGGTGAATGTTCAGAAGATTTAGTCCTCCTGCAGTCTTTGATAGACATAGTTTATCCCAAGCTAGTAATGCTTTTTTGGAAACCTCCACGTTTCCTGTCCATAGAAAGGTTCTGCAAATCCTCTCAATCAACACAATAATCTTCTTTGGTAATAGAAACAACTGAGACCAGTATAACTGAATTGAGAAAAGAACAGACTTTATTAATTGTACTCTACTAGCATAGGAAAGTAATCTTAAAGTCCAAGAAGTTATCTTGCCAATCATTTTATCTATCaatggttggcattgtatgacAGATAATCTTTTAGAATTTAGTGGTACCCCAAGATACCTAATTGGTAGTTCTCCTTTATTGATCCCTAATAGATCCAGTATTTGCTTCTGCACATTGTTACTCACGCCTCCAAAGTAGATTGAGCTCTTAAGGAGATTTGCATTTAATCCAGAAGCTTGTGAGAACagtgtaaaataatcaactaatAGCTGCACTGATTGAACATCTCCTCTGCTAAACAAAAGCAAGTCATCTACAAAACTCAGCTGCACATTCTTCATTTTGGCACACTTAGGATGATACCTGAATCCAGGCTCATGCTGCAGTGTTTTCAGTAGTCGTACTCCATTGCCAATACAAATAGATAAGGTGATATTGGGTCGCCTTTCCTTAGGCCTTTCTTAGCAGAAAAATAGGGGGCAGGCATACCATTTATCATTATAGAGTAGGATACTGAtttaatacaacacataatccattttacaaaaatttcaggAAACTGTAAACTCGTTAGAATCTGCTCCAAGTAGACCCATTCTACAGAGTCATATGCTTTTTTGCAGATCCACCTTTAGCATGCATCTTAGTGATATTCCCTTTCTATTGTATCCCTTAACAAGTTCATGACTAAGTATTATGTTATCTGATATAATCCTTCCAGGAACAAACGCAACTTGACTGCCATCTATAAGGATATCAATGACCTCACTCATCCTACTAGTAATAATCTTTGAGATGATTTTATATAAGACAGTACAATATGATATTGGTTTGTATTCTTTAATTGAAACTTGATATTGTACCTTGGGTATTAAAGTCACATAAGTATAGTTCACAGACTGAAACATATCAGTGCTCTGAAAGAACCCCATCACAGCTTCAGTAATATCATCTCCTATTACATTCCAAGTCTTTTTAAAGAATAAAGTATTATAGCCATCAATCCTTGGTGCCTTCTGATCATCAGTCTCATTCAATACTGCTTCTATCTCACTTCTTGTAACTGGCTTAATTAGCTTCAGTTGTTGTTGTCTACTTAGTACATTACCCATCTGCATGACTTCATGTCTGACACAAGGAAGTTGCCTTACATATGATCCCAAGAGTTGTTTATAGAACTCTATAATCTTAGCTTCAATTGAGTCCTTATTCTGCAATATATCTCCATCGGATGCGACTAGATTCCTGATTTGATTTTGTGCAATCATGTTCTTTAGACAAGCATGAAAATAAGAAGTGTTAGAATCTCCTAACTTCAACCATTGGACTCTAGCCTTCTGTCTCGCCATATTCTCCTCAATTAGACTCCACTTTTCCAGTTCCAGCTTTAAAACTTTTTCCTCTTCAAACATAacttgtaatttttcttttgtcTTCTTAACTCTATCTGATATTCCAGCAAATTCCTTTTTGTTTAATATTTTCGATTCAACTTTCAGCTTCTGCAATTTCTTCCACACCTTAACCATTGGAATTGAGTTGTTAGGTCTGGACCATGTTGTCTCCACTATTGCCATGAATTCTGGATGATCTACCAAGTAATTATAGAACTTAAATGGCCTGGCAACCTGTTCTTTCCTATCCTCCAGTGTAACACTTAGAGGAGAATGATCAGAGAACAACAAATCTAGAACTAAAGCTTCCAAATGAGTCCATTTTTGTACCCAAGCAGGGTTAATCAATTCCCTATCAAATCTTATGTACACATGGTTGTTAGTCCAGGCAAATGTCCTCCCTTCAACTTTCATTTCCATTACGCCTGTAACTTGTAAGAAGTTCTTAAAATCTCTACTTTTAGCTTCCTGAATTGGTGTACCATTTACTCTATCCTCCACAGATAAGACAACATTAAAATCTCCCATAAGTAACCAAGGATCACTCATTGTTTGAGTTATACAATTCAACTCTTCCCATAATACTTTCATATCTTGAATGGTGTGCAATCCATACACATCAGTGAAATAGAACTCCATTTGCAAGGAATACACCTTCACGAGCCCATGCATAAATTGTTCGTGAGTTCTTAATATAGTAAAATCAAAATAAGTTGGATTCCATAATACCCAAATCCTTCCTTTTCCTGTATGTTGATAGTTAAAACTCCAGTTCCATTCGACAGCCACCTTATTAACAAACTTAACAGCTACTTGATGCTTAACTCTGTGTTCAACAATAGCCACTATGCCTACCTTATTTTCGTTTAGGAACTTATTTAACTCTTTTTGCTTATAGATCTTGTTGAGCCCTCTTATGTTCCAAGTTACTAGCTTCATCttgataaaattttaagttgagaATTCCTAGTTCCTCCTCTACTACTTTGTGCTATATCTATAGCCCCAATAGAATTATGCATTTCCTTATTAGCTTCTCCCATCAAAGGACTAAAAATATTTGTCACCCCAACAACATCCATCTTGCAAGGTATTGAAGTCCTTGCTATTGCATTCCCTCTCACCTTCTGCCAATCATCCTCTTTACCTATCTTCTCtatattattattagtattagtGATGGCTGCAGTGGAATCAACAACAACACTTTGTttcccatcctttttcttcacctTCTCCTTGGGTTGAATTTGTTCCATTGACACACTATCCTGCTTTTGAGTTTTCTGCCAGATTGCTTTAATCATTTTCGGCTTAGTTTGCTTCCCTTTGTTACCATTAGTCTTGTGTTTTGCCTCAGGCCCAATCCGACATGTATGTCCTATCTGTAAACACTCTGGACAATATATTGGTTTCCAATCATATTCCACTGCTTGTTCAAAGAACTTTCCCTCTAGGTCCTGTACTTTTATGCTAACTGGAAGTTCGCGAGTGACATCCATTTCCACCAATATCCTGGCATATGATATTTTGTCGATACCAGAAGTACACTCGCCTGCATAGATAGGGCATCCTAACACGCTTCCTATACGACTCAATGTAACAGTATCCCAATAATTCAAAGGTAAATTTGGCAATCTAATCCAAAGAGAAATAGTCCTTAACACTTCTTCACTGAAGTTAAACTCTGGACTCCAGGCTCGTACGATGATAGGTCTGTTATTTATGGTATATGTGCCAGAAAATATAATAGCATCACGATCCTCTAAACTATTAAATAGCACCACAAAATAGCCTTCATTATGATAGTACATTTTTGGCTTAGAAGTGAAATTCCAAGTTGCAGCAATAAACCTCTCCAAAACACATATAGTTGGAGAATCACCTACCACGTAGAGAATGGCTGCCTTCTCCCACTTCAGAGTCTCTTGTTCGATTTTCTTTTTTTGTAATTGTGCGACACGCTCCCCATCAATGATCACCGGTTCCACATAGCTAAGATTCATTCCCCTAGCTACAAGTTTACTTCCAGCAAATAGCCCAGCCCATGATTTACCCGCCCCTCTACATGGATTGCTTCTTCTTTACTTTGAGCTTCATTCTCAGTACTTTTGTTCAATTGATCCTTATTGGTATCAGCCGTAAAGTTAAGCTCCTTTACTCCAGCAGGCATGGCCACTTCCCCACTACCACTAGCTGTATTAGTTGAATTAAAACATGGATGGTGAACTATCGCTTGACTTCCCCCGCTAATCTCCGTCGGATTGGCTGTACTTGAACCATGCTTCTGTTTTTGAATTGAGTTTCCTTCGATTAATTGCGGAGGTGTGGTTGCCTGTTTGAACCCAAACTTAGCCTTGTTCCACCACTATAGCCTTGTTCGCAACCTTAGCAGGTCTTCCTCCAGGCATTTCTGGCGACTGCGCAAGATAGTAATGTCACCTTATCGTGCGCTGAGAGAAGCCAAAGAGAAGCTCTTTTTTACTCACAAATACTTTTTCCCCTGCTAAAAATTTCGCAAAATATCTTAACTTtgaaaaaaagtaattttgaaaaaaaaaatatttttgggcaaaAAAAGCTTGGATAAACAGGTTACCGGTATAACAGTTGACCCCAACAagtaggaatataaaataaagaaGAGATACACGTTTTAAAATGATTGATTCTAAAGATGAGCTTTGAAAAATTAGATCGAAGACTATTGGATTaggatttgttttttttttttttttttttggggggagtGGGGGTGGTTATTTTGTCACTTTTCTTCTCAAGGGACGGGAATCATCAATAAAAGATAAGAGAGGATACTACTTAATTTCACATTTGcatcatctttcttctttctaTAATAAAAAACATGTATGTTATGTTGTGAATAACAATAAGCGGTATCAGTCTTTAAATTTTAAGTGGAAAAATGAATTGATACCTAGAtttattttgtttaattttttctcaaataaataaggGGTATTAGTAATGCAAAATTAGTTATGCATAAATCATAATACATGGATTATTTCTTGTTATATATTTAGTTCGATATATTATAAAGTAACACATATATTGCATAATGGaatatgtttattttatttttagcaaAATAAAAGTTACATTTCACATTGTAAaggttattttatcattttaatactCTAATCAAGGTAGTATAATTTAATATATGTATTCTTATTCTATGTTAAAATAATATATTAATTTCCTCATTAACTTGTGTGAGTATTACgtatgaagaaaaagaaaaagctaAATAATCATCAGTGAGAGTATATTTTTAGTCAAAATTGAACCCCCTCTCACTTCTGCTTCCGCCTCCATATGTTTAGCGGAATTTTATACCGAGATTAACTCTTCTAAAAATATACCAACCAAAAGATTAACTCGAtgggaagataaaataaaaaaaagagaaaaacccATTGGATCTGGAGTATAGAATATGTCCTCTTTAAAAAAAGAAATGAAATATAGAAACAGAATAAACCCCCAAGTCTGGTTTCGTTTTACATAGAGTATAAGCTGCAAAGTGCCAAAGTCTCCCTCTAAAACCCCTCTCTTATCTTCTTCTCCACAGCAGAGGAAAAAAAACTTCATTCCTCTGTACCCAGTATCCACCATGAGAAAGAACCGACCCGTTTTAGTGTCCATGAACGTTCCCGGTCTCGAATTATCCAACACTCACCCACCACAACAATGGCAGAACAAATGGGTCGGTTCAATTGGGTCCAATTTTGGATGCATCTCGCTATCTGAGAATCTTGACAATAAAGGGTTCAATAATCCTACAACAGCTCAGCTTATAAAGCACCCTTTAGCTATGGTAGCTTTGGTTCCAAGAGATGCTGCTTTATTTGCTGCTGGTGCTATTGCTGGTGCTGCTGCTAAGACTGTTACTGCTCCCCTTGACCGTATCAAGCTCCTCATGCAGGTCTCTCTCTTTTTTAATTTTTCGTTTTCGGGTTTTTTTTACTACCATATTGCTGCTGTTTTCTTGGATAATTGAATTTTTTGTTGAACTTTAGCCTTAATTTCTTGACAAAATTGTTTGTTTCATTTCCTACACTTTGAACAAATAAAATAATGTGGGTCCCAATAAAGTGGAGTGAATATGCCCCTCAGGGCGTTGACTCAAAAATAAAGATAGTAACCAAGTCTAGTTAGAGGCGGATCCAGTATTCGAAGTTTGCGAGTGCCATCATATTATGCATACAGTATACATGTCAGTAGCTACAAAGACAGATTAGTAATAATGGATCGGTTCGGttagtttttggttaatttgaataggcctttcattcacaaagcaaataaattcgattttagttcaaatttttaacgcttaatttaaacacattctaaataaaaatacaaaagaaaaataacatttcatgaaagagcgcctccaatataaatatttgcttAAAGGGTACCTTAACTACACtatattctttgtttgactagattaatttacttgtattggtttttgtttatttttccatcttaattgttgagttatatgacaattattttcaaagaaaaaccttcaacattcaacattcaacctatgatattcaactcaaaacgactatcaatcaagccatttaatttttttcaaaacccaatagaagatattgctcaaattatattctaatatataaattaatatcgtttcattaaaaataaagaaattatattctaattaaaatcaattaaaattactatagaaaataattgtttataaagtaaggtataatgatagaaacaaaatgaggactgaaagttaaaaaaatgaagaagagagacttaacaagtaataaaaggagGGAAAGAaccgaaaaagaaggaaaagatatGAGGCTCTAGGGTtcaactaaaaataaaagaaatcttaataagtataaaaaaggaaaaatcaaaagaGCTGCTCCAACAAGGAATCGAACTTGCATTCTTGAGGCCAAGAAAAGCCTTCAAAGGGAAGGCTAAACCAATGGCACCCACTTCCACTTTGTGACTTTTGGGTGCCATTCTATCCATTTATACGTTTTTTCACAGAAATATTATGTACACGATAGAAATTTTAGCGAAGCGAGCGGGTGCCGTGGTACCCCTAACTTACAACGTAGATCCGCCCCTGAGtctagttgtaatatttaaaTGGAGAAGGATAGGGAGGCGGGTCCGCTTTTCACAAAGTTTGAAGTTGGATACAACAAATTTCTCAGTTATctagaaaaaaggaaaaagaaaaaagaaaagaaaagagtggAGTGAATATAGAGGATTCATGTAGCAGACCACGACTAGTTTAGGATTGAGGTATAGTTGATTACTTGATTGATTGATTTTTGGTTGAATTGAAATGTGATAGTGGGAGATAGAGAGAATGGGGCAGGAGGTCAAGATTTGCTGATACTTATAGTAGTAGACGGTAACTAAATGTTTAAAGCAAATGACAGTAACTAAGAGTAGAGTGAAAAATGACTTTACAGCATATTTGGTTAGTGGGCTGGACAAAAATAACATGAGATATAGCCAGATAAGTCATCCTCCGATCAGGATGGTGATTTAGTTTTGGCTAAGTAGGCTGGTACGTCAATTCGCATGAATTCTGTTTGGTATTACTGACTTCTTCAAGTATTTGTATATCTTTTTCATAGTTTTGAAGGATTGTTAGTCTGCTAATATATTCTTTTGAAAGGTTTATAACCTTTAAACTTATATGATTTCTTAAATGGTAGCCAGAAAATGCCACATCCTTTGTAGGAGTACTTGTTATCAGCTTCTACTCTAGCCATCTTATGCTATATTCCTGAATGTGAATCTTAAAAGCCCAAATTGGCTTTATTGCCCAGTCTTTAATGTCGGTGGCAGAGAAGTAGACAAAGAGTGTAGGTGCAACTGCAATGTGTTTATGCTATTGACCTGTTAACAAGTTAAAGGAACTATGAACGTTACTGCTATTTTGTTATTCTATGAGAAGAAAGAGGAAAGAATGACTTGCCTGATATATATCGGTGCAAGAATGACTTTTGGGGGTTATTCTCCTTGCCTCACCACTCTTCTGGTCTTGTGAAACTCCATTtgcgaaaataaaaaaattctgtGTTGTACCTTGACATCGCGAGCATCCTTTCTCACTATGTATTTGTATAGCTGACAGTGAAATCCCCAGCTCATACTTGTATCCATCTACATATTGCCCCAATCCTTCATATTGTTACTGGTAAGGTGACTCCCTGCTATTATGAGTTTGATATGCATATTGTAGTTAACAGCGACCACTTTTACGTTTTCTTCCTTGCACTTATATCTTCCTGTTATTTGCGTTGGTTGCTAGACACATGGACTAAGAGCTGGACAAGAAGCTGCAAAGAAGGGAATTGGATTCATTGAGGTATTGTATTGTTTTCTTGTCTGTTGTTGCTTTTTGAGATATGCGACAAAGACAAGCTATGTCCTAGTTAATAATTCAGAATTACCCACATCTCGGCATCTACTTCTTAATTTATTGAGTTTCCTGTAGTCTGGTGTTTCCTGTTTGCTGTTCTTTTATATTGTGCGGAGTTTTAGTGTTGTGATGATTGATCCAAACAAGTAAGCGAGTAATTTGCAGTATCATAGTTAAAACCCATTTACTACAAAAGACGAAGGCTGTCCCTTTCACTCTAGATTTGAGGGTGGAAAAATAGTCAACTTGTTACTTGTCAGCCAGCGTTGGTGACCGATTCTACCGCCTAGTAAAATTTGTAGAATCTGGTGCGGGTCTCAGTTTGGGAAGTTCTGTctttagaaataatttttttatagctATTATGATGAATAGATAAATTTTCCTCGTACGCGTACAATTTTCTGCCATTTGGTTGATTACTTCTCTTTAATTAGTTATAAACAACTGATGCTCTCTATAATACTTTGTGAACCAATTGAGTCCATCATTGATTAAAAAGAGTACTAATAATGGGTTTATAGGCTAAATGGGCTCTCTCACCTAATAGACTAGTCTTTTGGGTTGGACTCTTATGTTAGTCTATAACAATTGGTATCAGGGTAGTTCATCATTGATGAACGCTTAAGACCGCAACTTGGAGTGGTGGCCTGGACTCGTGGTGTGTGGGGGTTGCCAGCTATGAGCAACTGGTAGGGCACCAAGAGTGGTGACTTGGACACCCCCCCACCAccacccccaaaaaaaaagaaaaaaaaaagagagatgcCAGCCATGACCACCTGGGCTAGAGGGGTGCCACAAGTGGTGGTCTGGATCTAAAAAAGTGGTGCCAGCCGCGATCAACAAGGTCGTTGGTCGTCAAGCAGGGGCAATTGTTGTGGACCAATTGACTCCTTCATTGAGTAAAAAGAGTACCAGTATTTCATAGGGTAAATGGGTTCTCCCACCTAATAGGCTAGTCTTTTGGGTTGGGCTCTCCTGTTTAGTCTATAACAGTATAATGgttattttccttttttctatTTTGATCGGTACATTGCAGAAGTAAATTCTTCTTATGCTTCTCTTTTCTGCAAACCTCCCATAGGGCAATAATTACCACTCATAGGCGCCATCATTGAGTCTTATGATTCTCAAATTTTTGATATATGCGTAAAATTCGATTGCAGGCATTTGCATTGATTGGGAAGGAGGAAGGGATCAAAGGATACTGGAAAGGCAACCTTCCACAGGTTTTTGCTCCATTTGCCTGTTGAGCTACCATTTATAGTCAATCATAGATTCTTGGTGATTGCTCTATTAGGGCtctgattttttatttatttataaaacttCAAGTTGATATTTTCTGTTTATGTTTTAGGTGATACGGATCATACCTTatagtgcagtgcagttgtttgCTTATGAAAATTACAAGGTATTGAATCATCTTTAGAGAAGACATAAGACTAGTTTGTTGTATCACCGCAATTAAGGTTATTTCGCACTTTCTATTTCCAGAAACTATTTCAAGGAAAGGATGGGGAGCTTTCTGTCATTGGAAGACTAGCAGCAGGTGCTTGTGCTGGCATGACTTCGACTTTTGTAAGTTTACATTTTGTGAACGCCAAATAGCTATTTCACTACCAGTTGATCTCTCtatctctccccccccccccccctccccgccCTCATTTGCAGGGGTGGGGTCATGGGAGTTTGCAGAAGCTCAATTATTCATATTCCTGTTCTTGGTATTTTGGTTATATTTTTTATCTGTCTCCAAGACCTTTAACTTGTTGTTATGCTGTCAGGTAACCTACCCATTAGATGTTCTCAGATTGAGATTAGCCGTAGACCCTGGGTATAAGACGATGAGTGAGGTAAAAGTTGGATAACTCCAAATTTATTTATACCAGGACATATCTGGATCATAATTTTAATTAGTTCAATGATTTCAGGTTGCTTTAAAAATGCTGAAAGAGGAAGGCGTCGCATCCTTTTATAATGGTCTTGGGCCCTCTCTTATTGGAATAGCTCCATATATCGCTGTGAACTTTTGTGTTTTTGACTTGTGAGCCTATGTTCTTTGGAAGATCTTAATCCTATATATCATATGAAACAGGGTCCTGGTGTTAGTACTCTAACCTAATGACACTTTTGTGAATGTCAGGGTGAAGAAAGCTTTGCCAGAGAAATATCAGAAAcgaactgaagcatctctggtTACAGGTTTGATTTCAGCAACTATTGCCACTCTAATGTGCTATCCATTGGACACAGTGAGAAGGCAAATGCAAATGAGAGGTACACCTTATGTGACCATTTTGGATGCCTTCCCAGGTAACTAATAATAAATGATTGTCATTTTCTGTATCTCTTGTTGTTTTCTTCTCCTTTCTTTTTTATGCGGAGATGGGAGGAGGGGGTGGAAGTTGGTTGGTATGTACTGTATACTGATCCTGGCTGTGAACAGATAATCTGAAAGGTTCAGGTTTTCGTTCCATCTTTCAACACTTTGTTCTTTTAATCTAAACCATATTTTTGTCTTGCCTGTTCTTGATTTACATGTGCTGCGGTCAAAGTTTTGCTTAGTTTACTTGAAGGATCTGAGGCTTGCTGGCTAAAGTGTAGCCTACTTTTGGTGCTAGTACAACATTAACTTTTCAGGCTTTGTGCATAGTAGTAGTCATTGGCACAGGCTTTGCTATGCCCATACCCAAGCCTTGCTTTATAGGGAATGCTCCTTACCCCTATTTGTTTGACTTGCTTTCTAATAGTTCGGGTCGAGAAATGAATTGTTCCTTAAATGGGAACGTCCACTAAGCACGCAAGGGTGTGGCCTAATGGTCAATGAAGTAGGTAAAAACCTTGGAGACTAAGGTTCAAATTCCACTATAGACAAAAAACTCTGGGTGATTTCTTACGGTTTTTCTGAGCCTTAATGGCAGACATAGTTACGTGGAACCTGTACTGATGGGAGATAGCAAGTACCGATGAAATAGTCGAGGTGTGCGCAAGCTAGCCTGGACTCCatcattataaaaaataatataactTGCTTTTGTTTTATATAACTTTGGTTTTAGTTAACATCTTCACGCCTTCACATTTTCcaacaattattataattttttacATTGATACATCTTCCAACAATTATGTTGACAAATATCTACCGAAACCAGATAATAATAAATCCGTTTTCTCTTTTAACTCCGTATT of Nicotiana tomentosiformis chromosome 7, ASM39032v3, whole genome shotgun sequence contains these proteins:
- the LOC104084721 gene encoding uncharacterized protein, whose translation is MNLSYVEPVIIDGERVAQLQKKKIEQETLKWEKAAILYVVGDSPTICVLERFIAATWNFTSKPKMYYHNEGYFVVLFNSLEDRDAIIFSGTYTINNRPIIVRAWSPEFNFSEEVLRTISLWIRLPNLPLNYWDTVTLSRIGSVLGCPIYAGECTSGIDKISYARILVEMDVTRELPVSIKVQDLEGKFFEQAVEYDWKPIYCPECLQIGHTCRIGPEAKHKTNGNKGKQTKPKMIKAIWQKTQKQDSVSMEQIQPKEKVKKKDGKQSVVVDSTAAITNTNNNIEKIGKEDDWQKVRGNAIARTSIPCKMDVVGVTNIFSPLMGEANKEMHNSIGAIDIAQSSRGGTRNSQLKILSR
- the LOC104084698 gene encoding probable envelope ADP,ATP carrier protein, chloroplastic gives rise to the protein MRKNRPVLVSMNVPGLELSNTHPPQQWQNKWVGSIGSNFGCISLSENLDNKGFNNPTTAQLIKHPLAMVALVPRDAALFAAGAIAGAAAKTVTAPLDRIKLLMQTHGLRAGQEAAKKGIGFIEAFALIGKEEGIKGYWKGNLPQVIRIIPYSAVQLFAYENYKKLFQGKDGELSVIGRLAAGACAGMTSTFVTYPLDVLRLRLAVDPGYKTMSEVALKMLKEEGVASFYNGLGPSLIGIAPYIAVNFCVFDLVKKALPEKYQKRTEASLVTGLISATIATLMCYPLDTVRRQMQMRGTPYVTILDAFPGIVARDGLVGLYRGFVPNALKTLPNSSIRLTTFDTVKRLIARSEKELQRVMEENRERQKTES